From Hylaeus volcanicus isolate JK05 chromosome 2, UHH_iyHylVolc1.0_haploid, whole genome shotgun sequence, the proteins below share one genomic window:
- the LOC128872952 gene encoding phosphoribosylformylglycinamidine synthase, with amino-acid sequence MGIIRFYKAPGLKSGQLKTVLSNVTQISNLITGLESELCYYIETKEPLCEEELELLKWILIPPFNQHSLTTCSVFDEKLEEHLIIEIGPRLNFSTAFSSNAVSICKSVHIHKVTRIEAAIRYCIKHNGSIEKTVENSITDVLHDRMTECRYTKPIETFDHGFRPEKWFEVDVLTDGRKALEEVNLKLGLAFDSWDLDFYTDLFLNKLKRNPTSVECFDLAQSNSEHSRHWFFKGRMIVDGVEMKKSLLDMIIETQKHSNPNNTIKFSDNSSAIKGYQVKALRPNETHKCSPFRIENVDQDLIFTAETHNFPTGVAPFSGATTGTGGRLRDIQGIGRGGYYIAGTAGYSVGNLHIPGYDLPWEEKNVPYPSNMASPLKIIIEASNGASDYGNKFGEPVVSGFARSFGITDNANERREWIKPIMFSGGLGTMDADMSLKVTPQKGMEVVKIGGPVYRIGVGGGAASSIEVQGDNKSELDFGAVQRGDPEMEQKLNRVVRACTEMGQKNPILSIHDQGAGGNGNVIKELVEPAGAVIFTKKFELGDPSISTLELWGAEYQENDAILCKPEDSNLLKEIAAREKCPIHFVGTVTGNGNIILSEESDCDASKYLNENRKDSVKHPVDLNLDLVLGKMPSKTFDLQRKVIQLPSFAPPANVTVQSVLDRVLRLPSVASKRYLTNKVDRCVTGLIAQQQCVGPLHTPLADVAVTAVSHFATAGIATSIGEQPIKGLVNPAAGARMTVAEALSNLVFARISDIQDVKCSGNWMWAAKLPGEGAALYDACSAMCSFMNELGIAIDGGKDSLSMAARIGKDVVKAPGTLVVSCYAPCPDIRQVVTPDLKAPAAGKTGRILFVDLSNGRSRIGGTALAQVYKSLGNNVPDAQCPHLLKNAFNATQRLIAEGKVLAGHDISDGGLITCLLEMCFAGISGININISHKLGSPIEILFAEELGWILEVDEKDHGYALDVFKQFNAPVYLIGRSGDFGLLSKINIKVQEKTVLNSTVITLMSMWEETSYQLERRQTNVECALEEFNGLKRRTAPTYKLSFDPNVRPIEIQRNMSSNIMVAVVREEGINGDREMAASLMQAGFEVWDVTMQDLLDDKIAFDSFKGIVFPGGFSYADVLGSAKGWAASLLFHPSLQKQLKAFLSREDTFSLGVCNGCQLMSLLGWIGNETGNAGEPNIFLDHNVSERFECRWSTVRIDKSPSIMLSGMEDSVLGVWIAHGEGRFTFRTNEVLKTLKESHCLAIKYADDYGNPTERYPFNPNGSTDGIAGICSADGRHLAMMPHPERCTQMWQWPWKPTRWDKYIVSPWQRMFDNAYAWCVSRD; translated from the exons ATGGGTATTATAAGATTCTACAAGGCACCTGGTTTGAAGTCAGGTCAACTAAAAACCGTACTTAGTAATGTGActcaaatatcaaatttaataactgGTCTTGAAAGTGAATTATGCTATTATATTGAAACCAAAGAACCTTTATGCGAAGAAGAATTAGAACTTTTAAAGTGGATATTAATTCCTCCATTCAACCAACACAGTTTAACAACTTGTAGTGTATTCGATGAGAAATTGGAGGAACACTTAATCATTGAAATTGGGCCAAG GTTGAATTTTTCTACAGCATTCTCCAGCAATGCTGTATCAATTTGTAAAtctgtacatatacataaagTAACAAGGATCGAAGCAGCTATTAGGTATTGTATCAAACATAATGGATCGATCGAAAAGACAGTCGAAAATAGC atAACGGACGTGTTACACGATAGAATGACGGAATGCAGGTACACGAAGCCAATAGAAACCTTTGATCATGGTTTCAGACCTGAAAAATGGTTTGAAGTGGACGTTTTAACAGATGGCCGAAAAGCATTGGAAGaagtgaatttaaaattag GTTTGGCATTCGATAGTTGGGATTTAGATTTCTACAcagatttatttcttaataaattgaaacgcaATCCGACTAGTGTCGAGTGTTTCGACTTAGCGCAATCTAACAGTGAGCATAGTCGTCATTGGTTCTTTAAGGGTCGTATGATTGTTGATGGAGTGGAGATGAAAAAGTCGTTACTCGATATGATCATAGAGACACAGAAGCATTCCAATCCAAACAATACGATTAAGTTCAGCGACAATAGCAGTGCGATTAAAGGATACCAAGTCAAAGCACTTCGACCGAATGAAACTCACAAGTGTAGTCCCTTCCGCATAGAAAACGTAGATCAAGACCTTATTTTTACCGCAGAAACTCACAATTTCCCAACGGGTGTCGCTCCATTCAG TGGAGCTACGACTGGAACTGGAGGAAGATTAAGAGATATTCAAGGCATAGGTAGAGGCGGGTATTACATTGCTGGAACCGCAGGTTATTCTGTTGGCAATTTGCACATTCCAG GATATGACTTACCCTGGGAGGAGAAGAATGTACCATATCCTAGCAACATGGCAAGcccattgaaaattataatcgaaGCTAGCAATGGTGCGTCCGATTATGGCAATAAGTTTGGAGAACCAGTTGTGTCTGGTTTCGCTCGTTCTTTTGGCATTACGGATAATGCAAATGAACGACGTGAATGGATCAAGCCCATAATGTTTAGCGGAGGACTGGGCACGATGGATGCTGATATGTCGCTCAAAGTCACCCCGCAGAAAG GTATGGAAGTCGTGAAGATAGGTGGTCCAGTTTATAGAATTGGCGTGGGGGGTGGTGCGGCAAGTTCTATCGAG GTGCAAGGTGATAATAAATCAGAATTGGATTTCGGAGCAGTACAAAGAGGCGATCCTGAAATGGAGCAGAAACTAAACAGAGTAGTTCGCGCGTGCACTGAAATGGGACAAAAAAATCCAATACTCAGTATACACGATCAAGGAGCTGGAGGAAATG GTAACGTTATAAAAGAATTGGTCGAACCTGCGGGTGCTGTTATCTTCACAAAAAAATTCGAGTTAGGCGATCCAAGCATCAGTACCTTAGAGTTATGGGGTGCCGAATATCAAGAGAACGATGCGATTCTATGTAAACCAGAGGACAGTAATTTACTCAAGGAAATAGCAGCTAGGGAGAAATGTCCTATTCATTTTGTGGGAACCGTTACAGGAAatggaaacattattttatccGAAGAAAGCGACTGCGACGCGtcaaagtatttaaatgaGAATCGTAAAGATAGCGTGAAGCATCCGGTTGATTTAAACTTAGACTTAGTGCTTGGTAAAATGCCTTCTAAG ACTTTCGATCTTCAGAGGAAGGTGATACAATTACCCTCTTTCGCGCCGCCAGCGAACGTAACTGTACAATCTGTTTTGGATAGAGTTCTACGTTTGCCTTCGGTAGCGAGTAAACGATACTTAACCAACAAAGTCGACCGTTGCGTTACTGGATTAATTGCACAGCAACAATGCGTTGGTCCGCTGCACACTCCTCTTGCCGATGTTGCTGTAACTGCGGTTTCTCATTTCGCTACg GCTGGGATAGCAACCTCTATCGGAGAACAACCAATTAAGGGTCTCGTGAATCCAGCAGCTGGAGCTCGTATGACCGTAGCGGAGGCTTTGAGTAATTTAGTTTTTGCACGTATTTCAGACATTCAG GATGTCAAATGCAGCGGAAACTGGATGTGGGCTGCTAAATTGCCAGGAGAAGGTGCTGCGCTATACGACGCTTGTTCCGCTATGTGTTCGTTCATGAATGAACTTGGAATTGCAATTGACGGGGGAAAAGATTCTCTTAGCATGGCTGCTCGAATCGGTAAAGATGTCGTTAAAGCACCGGGAACGCTTGTAGTTTCTTGTTACGCTCCTTGTCCTGATATTCGACAG GTAGTAACACCCGATTTAAAAGCCCCTGCAGCAGGAAAAACTGGTCGTATATTATTCGTTGATTTATCAAATGGACGGAGTCGAATAGGTGGCACAGCTTTGGCTCAGGTTTACAAATCTCTTGGTAACAATGTTCCGGATGCGCAGTGCCCCCATCTATTAAAGAATGCTTTCAATGCCACGCAACGTTTAATCGCAG AGGGAAAAGTATTAGCTGGCCATGATATCAGCGATGGTGGACTTATCACGTGTCTCCTCGAAATGTGTTTCGCTGGTATCTCtggaataaacattaatatttctcaTAAATTGGGATCGCCTATCGAAATCTTATTCGCCGAAGAACTGGGATGGATATTAGAAGTCGATGAAAAAGATCACGGTTACGCGTTGGatgtatttaaacaatttaacgcTCCCGTGTACTTGATTGGTCGATCAGGAGACTTCGGATTGTTATCAAAGATCAACATCAAAGTACAAGAAAAGACAGTTCTGAATTCGACAGTTATAACCTTAATGTCCATGTGGGAAGAAACTAGTTACCAATTGGAACGCCGACAGACGAATGTTGAATGTGCATTGGAAGAGTTCAACGGATTGAAAAGGAGAACCGCGCCGACTTACAAATTATCGTTCGATCCTAATGTCAGGCCTATCGAAATACAACGAAATATGTCTT CGAACATCATGGTTGCCGTGGTAAGAGAAGAAGGTATAAACGGTGACAGAGAAATGGCGGCATCGTTGATGCAAGCTGGTTTCGAAGTTTGGGATGTGACAATGCAAGATTTGTTAGACGATAAAATCGCGTTTGATAGTTTCAAGGGTATTGTCTTCCCTGGTGGTTTCAGTTACGCGG ATGTCTTGGGCTCTGCCAAAGGTTGGGCTGCTAGTCTTTTGTTCCATCCATCTCttcaaaaacaattgaaagCGTTTCTTTCTCGTGAAGACACGTTTAGCTTAGGAGTTTGCAATGGATGTCAACTGATGTCCTTGTTAGGGTGGATAGGAAACGAAACTG GTAATGCCGGAGaaccaaatattttcttggatCATAACGTATCAGAGAGATTCGAGTGTCGATGGAGCACCGTTCGAATTGACAAGTCACCATCGATTATGCTAAGTGGAATGGAAGACAGCGTTTTGGGTGTATGGATCGCTCACGGCGAAGGAAGATTCACTTTCCGTACCAATGAGGTTTTGAAAACACTGAAAGAAAGTCACTGCTTGGCTATTAAATACGCGGATGATTACGGCAATCCGACTGAACGATATCCTTTCAATCCCAACGGAAGTACGG ATGGAATTGCTGGCATTTGCTCTGCGGATGGTCGACACTTGGCAATGATGCCACATCCAGAACGATGTACGCAAATGTGGCAATGGCCTTGGAAACCAACGCGTTGGGATAAGTATATAGTTTCACCGTGGCAACGTATGTTCGACAATGCCTACGCCTGGTGCGTATCAAGAGATTAA
- the LOC128872955 gene encoding alpha-N-acetylgalactosaminidase isoform X1, whose translation MRFRMLQMVWIWCFLVSVADLTLALENGLVRTPPMGWLAWERFRCNTDCKNDPENCISDRLFRTMADIIVAEGYAAVGYEYVNVDDCWLEKDRAANGQLVPDRQRFPYGMKSLSNYIHSKGLKFGIYEDFGNYTCAGYPGILGYLETDALTFASWDVDYVKLDGCYSHPSEMDRGYPEFGFYLNQTGRPMVYSCSWPVYQIYAGMQPNYTSITENCNLWRNFDDIQDSWNSLETIIDYYGNNQDAIVPNAGPGRWNDPDMLIIGNFGLSYEQSKTQMALWAILAAPLLMSVDLRTIRPEYKAILQNRKIIAVDQDPLGIQGRRIYKHKGIEIWARPITPVYQNYYSYAIAFINRRTDGTPSDVSVTLKELGLQYPGGYSVEDLYEDVNYGVLTAQTKIKVKVNPSGVVILRCNLHLEDIFDTNQFPQYTPSNQLFKVRQNSFK comes from the exons AATGTTGCAGATGGTATGGATATGGTGCTTTCTTGTGTCAGTGGCAGATTTGACATTGGCCCTTGAAAATGGTCTCGTGAGAACACCACCGATGGGATGGCTCGCTTGGGAACGATTTAGGTGCAACACAGATTGCAAAAATGATCCTGAGAATTGTATCAG TGATCGGCTCTTTCGCACAATGGCAGACATTATTGTAGCAGAAGGATATGCTGCAGTTGGCTATGAATATGTTAATGTTGATGATTGTTGGTTGGAAAAAGATAGAGCTGCTAATGGTCAACTTGTACCGGATAGACAAAGATTTCCATACGGCATGAAAAGTCTTTCAAATTAT ATTCATTCAAAAGGTCTCAAGTTTGGTATCTATGAAGATTTTGGTAACTATACTTGTGCTGGTTATCCTGGAATATTAGGGTACTTAGAAACTGATGCTCTTACTTTTGCATCTTGGGATGTAGATTATGTAAAATTAGATGGATGTTACTCCCATCCATCTGAAATGGACAGAg GGTATCCAGAATTTGGATTCTACTTAAACCAAACTGGTCGACCTATGGTCTATTCTTGTAGTTGGCcagtttatcaaatttatgcTGGTATGCAG cCTAACTATACTTCTATAACTGAAAACTGTAATCTTTGGAGAAACTTTGACGATATACAAGACTCGTGGAATAGCTTAGAAACGATCATAGATTATTATGGCAACAATCAAGACGCTATCGTACCAAACGCTGGACCCGGACGTTGGAACGATCCCGATATGTTAATTATCGGCAATTTCGGGCTGAGTTATGAACAGAGCAAAACGCAAATGGCATTGTGGGCTATACTGGCTGCGCCTCTACTGATGTCCGTCGATCTACGAACGATTAGACCCGAGTACAAAGCCATTCTACAAAATAGGAAAATTATTGCTGTAGATCAAGACCCGTTAGGTATTCAGGGTCGACGCATTTACAAA CATAAAGGTATTGAAATCTGGGCGAGGCCTATAACTCCCGTCTATCAGAATTACTACTCTTACGCCATAGCGTTCATAAATAGGAGAACAGACGGTACACCCTCCGATGTGTCCGTTACACTGAAAGAACTTGGACTACAGTATCCTGGAGGATACAGCGTAGAG GATTTATACGAAGACGTAAACTACGGCGTCTTAACGGcgcaaacgaaaataaaagttaaagtgAATCCATCCGGAGTCGTGATACTGCGGTGTAATTTGCATTTAGAAGACATTTTCGATACGAATCAATTCCCACAATACACGCCATCGAATCAGCTCTTCAAAGTTAGAcagaattcgtttaaataa
- the LOC128872955 gene encoding alpha-N-acetylgalactosaminidase isoform X2, translating into MLQMVWIWCFLVSVADLTLALENGLVRTPPMGWLAWERFRCNTDCKNDPENCISDRLFRTMADIIVAEGYAAVGYEYVNVDDCWLEKDRAANGQLVPDRQRFPYGMKSLSNYIHSKGLKFGIYEDFGNYTCAGYPGILGYLETDALTFASWDVDYVKLDGCYSHPSEMDRGYPEFGFYLNQTGRPMVYSCSWPVYQIYAGMQPNYTSITENCNLWRNFDDIQDSWNSLETIIDYYGNNQDAIVPNAGPGRWNDPDMLIIGNFGLSYEQSKTQMALWAILAAPLLMSVDLRTIRPEYKAILQNRKIIAVDQDPLGIQGRRIYKHKGIEIWARPITPVYQNYYSYAIAFINRRTDGTPSDVSVTLKELGLQYPGGYSVEDLYEDVNYGVLTAQTKIKVKVNPSGVVILRCNLHLEDIFDTNQFPQYTPSNQLFKVRQNSFK; encoded by the exons ATGTTGCAGATGGTATGGATATGGTGCTTTCTTGTGTCAGTGGCAGATTTGACATTGGCCCTTGAAAATGGTCTCGTGAGAACACCACCGATGGGATGGCTCGCTTGGGAACGATTTAGGTGCAACACAGATTGCAAAAATGATCCTGAGAATTGTATCAG TGATCGGCTCTTTCGCACAATGGCAGACATTATTGTAGCAGAAGGATATGCTGCAGTTGGCTATGAATATGTTAATGTTGATGATTGTTGGTTGGAAAAAGATAGAGCTGCTAATGGTCAACTTGTACCGGATAGACAAAGATTTCCATACGGCATGAAAAGTCTTTCAAATTAT ATTCATTCAAAAGGTCTCAAGTTTGGTATCTATGAAGATTTTGGTAACTATACTTGTGCTGGTTATCCTGGAATATTAGGGTACTTAGAAACTGATGCTCTTACTTTTGCATCTTGGGATGTAGATTATGTAAAATTAGATGGATGTTACTCCCATCCATCTGAAATGGACAGAg GGTATCCAGAATTTGGATTCTACTTAAACCAAACTGGTCGACCTATGGTCTATTCTTGTAGTTGGCcagtttatcaaatttatgcTGGTATGCAG cCTAACTATACTTCTATAACTGAAAACTGTAATCTTTGGAGAAACTTTGACGATATACAAGACTCGTGGAATAGCTTAGAAACGATCATAGATTATTATGGCAACAATCAAGACGCTATCGTACCAAACGCTGGACCCGGACGTTGGAACGATCCCGATATGTTAATTATCGGCAATTTCGGGCTGAGTTATGAACAGAGCAAAACGCAAATGGCATTGTGGGCTATACTGGCTGCGCCTCTACTGATGTCCGTCGATCTACGAACGATTAGACCCGAGTACAAAGCCATTCTACAAAATAGGAAAATTATTGCTGTAGATCAAGACCCGTTAGGTATTCAGGGTCGACGCATTTACAAA CATAAAGGTATTGAAATCTGGGCGAGGCCTATAACTCCCGTCTATCAGAATTACTACTCTTACGCCATAGCGTTCATAAATAGGAGAACAGACGGTACACCCTCCGATGTGTCCGTTACACTGAAAGAACTTGGACTACAGTATCCTGGAGGATACAGCGTAGAG GATTTATACGAAGACGTAAACTACGGCGTCTTAACGGcgcaaacgaaaataaaagttaaagtgAATCCATCCGGAGTCGTGATACTGCGGTGTAATTTGCATTTAGAAGACATTTTCGATACGAATCAATTCCCACAATACACGCCATCGAATCAGCTCTTCAAAGTTAGAcagaattcgtttaaataa